The Natrinema caseinilyticum genomic sequence TTGTTCGGTTTTCGTTATCGTACCGAAGGATGGTGCCGCGGCCATCGGTGTAGCCGTGGTGGAGAGAATAGCGGTACCCGCTGGTGTACTTCGAATCATCAGTTTTGATGATTTTTCGCCGAATAACTCGGTCCTCCACGTTTTCGATGACCGTGTGCACCATCTCCAACCTATGGTACGATCCCCATCATGTTAAGGGTATGGGATCCTCCCCATAGCGATAGTGTCGATTCTCAAACTGATCCTGGATGTCCGTGGATTCGAACTCAGAAAGATGCCTTCAACAAAGTACGGTGTCGAAGCCACCGTCCACGGTGAGTGGAATAACGGACGATCGTCGCCGGGGATTCCTATCGGTCGTCGGCGCCGTCCTCGAGGTCGTTCGCTTTCTCTCGGGCCTCCGCAGCCTCCGTCCGGAACTCCTCGATACGGCGGCTGAGTTTCTTCCCCGCCGTGTACTTGAACTCGTCTGGCATCATACCGTACTCGATGTCGAGGGTGATCAAGGTGTCACAGCCCTCGACGATTTCGGGTGCCCAGCTTCCCTGCGCCAGCTTCGACTCGTCGGTGACGACCGCCTCGCCGTCCTCAACGTCGATGAACGCGGACACGATGTTCCAGATGTTCGGATTGCTCGAACTCGCCTGGTCGAACAGGCCCTCGAGCCGGGTGCCTTTGATCTCCTCGTCGCGCAATTCTTCGAGTAAGTCCTCGAGCGCGTCGGCGATCTCCTCGCACTCGGCGGCCTTCTCCCGAAGATCTGCGGGTTGTTCGCTCGAGCCGTCACCGCCCCTCGTCATCGGTCGCCCTCCGTCCCGTCGGTGTCGCCGTTCATGTCGAACGCTATCCGCTTCGGGACCGTAAACGTACGCTTCCGTTCTCGCGGGTCAGAGAAAACAGCACAAAGCCCACGACGTCAGTCGTGGGAGAAGTCAGGAGGCATCTTCCAACACGTCCGTCACCCACTTGCGGATCGGATCGTCGGTTTTGTCCATCCAATCGATCAGTTCCTTGCGCATCTCCTCTCGTTTGTCGGCGTACTCGGGGCGGTCGATCAGGTTCCGTAACTCGGCCGGGTCGGCCTTCAGATCGTACAGTTCGTCGATGTCGGGACCGTTATAGACGTATTTGAACCGCTCGGTTCGGACCATCCGCTGACTGTAGAGGCCGAACTCGTCGCCGTGATACTGGCCGAAAACAGAGGGTCCTAACTTTGAATTGTTCG encodes the following:
- a CDS encoding toxin-antitoxin system TumE family protein, which encodes MVHTVIENVEDRVIRRKIIKTDDSKYTSGYRYSLHHGYTDGRGTILRYDNENRTIGRHEQHTADGVEEIDFHGMMKLRDRFMNEIEANND